A stretch of the Malus sylvestris chromosome 10, drMalSylv7.2, whole genome shotgun sequence genome encodes the following:
- the LOC126584246 gene encoding uncharacterized protein LOC126584246, producing the protein MIRDVPETPRVINVIQERRRHAWVSRDGGTMTQSRRGNNNIGKEGMAAVGSGGSGDRNTKGLQMTGMSNEGEWEQMGGRKGDILGCMDPVVTIDMNEVMCSPIFDIEIKDAMFNMEGAKAPGPDGFQGIFFQSYWDIIAAEVHGIVDECLKDDGCPSVINFTNIALIPKVPNPKSVSQFRPISLCNYAYKLRKTKHKFEIAIKIDMNKAYDRVEWDFLEAVMGQLGFQQRWIDMGYLEGIRISDSGPVLSHLLFVDDTLMFLMATKQNCTNLSSLLQLYCCAFSQHVSLHKSVVYFGANISPQLALELCDILNMPKVKDPCKYLGIPIIWGRSNQETLQYIKDRVLAKIDGWKRRFLSQAGKEVLIKAVVQAIPMYPMSVFRLPVTLCNEIDVAVARFWWAGTDKVRGIHWINWKDLGRSKREGGMGFRNFKDFNIYLLIKQCWRLIHDHDSLWARVLKARYFPNVSFLEAKKDGRAYWAWASLLEGRDIILQGVKWQVLGGHEVRFWMDNWVPGIPKGHPTSPFYTDINKECMVVEFIDPVSREWNTDLLSNLVSVNEQMAISHIHMGPARRPDKLIWPFEMNGSFSVKSGYRWCYNCHPTVNNDHPSSFRSMNPRVWVWVWSCKALPKMRNFLWRALRDACATKLNLYRRRIIRAIVTAMDSFMLASSFIQPSATDRITLARGVYQPVRWSPPPVNWRKINVDTCWKRNSLCGNIGILVGDIYLGCNAV; encoded by the exons ATGATTCGTGATGTCCCGGAGACCCCGAGGGTGATAAATGTTATTCAAGAAAGGAGGAGACATGCATGGGTTAGTAGAGATGGAGGGACTATGACTCAGAGTAGGAGGGGAAACAACAATATAGGAAAGGAAGGCATGGCGGCGGTTGGAA GTGGAGGGTCAGGAGATCGCAACACTAAGGGATTACAGATGACGGGGATGAGTAATGAAGGTGAATGGGAGCAGATGGGTGGGAGAAAG GGGGATATTCTCGGATGTATGGATCCGGTGGTTACTATTGACATGAATGAAGTGATGTGCAGTCCTATCTTCGACATTGAGATAAAAGATGCAATGTTCAATATGGAAGGGGCAAAGGCGCCTGGTCCAGATGGGTTCCAAGGCATATTCTTCCAATCGTATTGGGATATTATTGCGGCGGAAGTCCATGGTATTGTCGATGAGTGCCTAAAGGACGATGGCTGCCCTTCTGTGATAAATTTCACCAATATTGCGCTGATCCCCAAGGTCCCCAACCCGAAAAGTGTTAGTCAGTTCAGGCCAATTAGTCTTTGTAACTATGCCTATAAG tTGAGGAAAACTAAGCATAAGTTCGAAATAGCGATCAAAATTGATATGAACAAGGCTTATGACCGGGTTGAGTGGGATTTCCTTGAGGCTGTCATGGGACAACTTGGGTTCCAACAAAGATGGATTGATATG GGCTATTTAGAAGGAATAAGGATTTCAGATTCAGGACCTGTGCTCTCTCATCTTCTGTTTGTTGATGATACCTTGATGTTCCTTATGGCTACTAAGCAAAATTGCACAAACTTGTCTTCCCTTCTTCAGttgtattgttgtgcttttagTCAACATGTTAGTCTCCATAAATCAGTTGTGTATTTTGGAGCAAATATCTCGCCCCAATTGGCGTTAGAGCTGTGTGATATTTTAAATATGCCTAAGGTAAAGGATCCTTGTAAGTATCTGGGAATTCCAATAATTTGGGGGAGATCGAATCAGGAGACTTTACAATATATCAAAGATCGGGTTTTGGCTAAAATTGATGGCTGGAAAAGGCGATTCTTATCTCAAGCGGGGAAGGAAGTTCTTATCAAAGCAGTTGTTCAGGCTATTCCTATGTATCCTATGAGTGTATTTCGACTGCCGGTTACGTTATGCAATGAAATTGACGTGGCTGTGGCAAGGTTTTGGTGGGCGGGGACTGACAAGGTTCGTGGGATACACTGGATTAATTGGAAGGATCTGGGTCGATCCAAAAGGGAAGGAGGTATGGGATTTCGAAACTTCAAAGATTTTAACATTTACTTGCTCATAAAACAATGTTGGCGATTGATTCATGACCACGACTCTCTATGGGCGCGTGTTCTTAAGGCAAGGTATTTCCCAAATGTATCTTTCCTTGAAGCAAAGAAAGACGGTAGAGCCTATTGGGCGTGGGCAAGTCTTTTAGAAGGAAGGGATATCATTTTACAGGGTGTTAAATGGCAGGTTTTGGGAGGGCATGAGGTTAGGTTTTGGATGGATAATTGGGTCCCGGGCATCCCTAAGGGGCACCCTACCTCTCCCTTTTACACGGATATAAACAAAGAGTGCATGGTTGTTGAGTTTATTGATCCAGTATCGAGGGAGTGGAATACTGATCTCCTGTCTAATCTTGTTTCTGTGAATGAGCAAATGGCCATCTCACACATTCATATGGGGCCAGCTAGGAGACCGGATAAACTTATTTGGCCGTTTGAAATGAATGGCTCATTTTCGGTGAAGTCTGGTTATAGGTGGTGTTACAACTGCCACCCTACGGTGAACAATGATCATCCTTCATCTTTTCGAAGTATGAATCCTCGGGTGTGGGTTTGGGTTTGGAGTTGTAAAGCCCTTCCAAAAATGAGAAACTTTCTGTGGAGGGCTCTTCGTGATGCTTGTGCCACCAAACTCAACCTGTATCGACGTCG AATTATTCGGGCTATTGTCACTGCCATGGATTCTTTTATGTTGGCCTCTTCGTTTATTCAACCGTCAGCTACTGACAGAATCACCCTTGCTCGTGGTGTGTATCAACCTGTTCGGTGGTCTCCACCCCCTGTTAACTGGAGGAAGATAAATGTTGATACTTGTTGGAAGAGAAACTCTCTATGCGGTAATATTGGGATTTTGGTCGGAGACATCTATTTAGGTTGTAACGCTGTGTGA